From Anopheles arabiensis isolate DONGOLA chromosome 3, AaraD3, whole genome shotgun sequence, a single genomic window includes:
- the LOC120901190 gene encoding tetraspanin-9-like, with product MCFYYFLLSFLAVVVLGVGSVLGYAFRERIALGLQDQMYESLDQYGRRRLTTVSWDMTQEDLQCCGVEDFRDWNERIPDSCCMDDYGARKRPCQQLQTSLTIYRTGCYEAITQTLVRNGLMLGGAALLLLLAIVPATVMAYYMLTTI from the exons ATGTGCTTTTAT TACTTTCTGCTTTCGTTCctagcggtggtggtgctgggcGTTGGCTCGGTGCTGGGGTATGCGTTTCGCGAGCGCATTGCACTCGGCCTGCAGGACCAAATGTACGAGAGTTTGGACCAGTACGGACGGCGCCGCCTGACGACCGTGTCCTGGGACATGACGCAGGAGGATCTGCAGTGCTGCGGTGTGGAGGATTTTCGCGACTGGAACGAGCGCATACCGGACTCGTGCTGTATGGATGATTACGGAGCGCGGAAGCGTCCTTGCCAGCAGCTGCAAACTTCGCTTACGATCTATCGCACGGGTTGCTATGAGGCGATCACGCAGACGTTGGTGCGCAATGGATTGATGCTGGGTGGAGCTGccctgctactactgctggcGATCGTACCGGCTACGGTTATGGCATACTACATGTTGACTACTATCTGA
- the LOC120902477 gene encoding uncharacterized protein LOC120902477 — protein MSTNSGGGSVGSGAHFPASAAVSNYHDIYVQQQPSGAGGHDELDSINSIAPVPPPPVSQPTVIVAGLQSSQARGGGGGGPPSSSSLYFPTAPPPVPYSELGEPSGNVGRRGEPPSYDEAVDVEAPPPSYDSLFGRVREARKSSRGVLDFLVNIVILVLGTLGCTIALGITIVIPVCMIVFGSIYLYDCPQGEYIPVYLLVGGGFGVLKQLLHLSTRVRSREEQELERLRQTPTQTLINCFMLGWFIIGSFWIYQIYEPNYDPALGKYCNKSLYLFTFWLITSVYMMLFVVTIVLCSVSIISLCFHRQT, from the exons AAGCGTTGGCAGCGGGGCACACTTCCCCGCGAGTGCAGCCGTATCGAACTACCACGACATCTACGTTCAACAG CAACCTAGCGGCGCCGGTGGCCACGACGAGCTGGACAGCATAAACAGCATCGCCCCggttccaccaccacccgttTCGCAACCCACAGTGATAGTGGCGGGTCTACAGTCGTCACAGGcgaggggtggtggtggtggtggccctCCGAGCAGCAGTTCGCTCTACTTCCCGACCGCCCCCCCGCCCGTCCCGTACAGTGAGCTGGGCGAACCGAGCGGCAACGTGGGGCGGCGCGGCGAACCGCCCAGCTACGACGAGGCGGTCGACGTGGAGGCGCCCCCACCGTCCTACGATTCGCTGTTCGGGCGGGTGCGCGAGGCACGCAAATCTTCCCGCGGCGTGTTGGATTTTTTAGTCAACATTGTTATTCTGGTGCTTGGCACGC TCGGCTGCACCATCGCGCTCGGCATCACGATCGTCATACCGGTGTGCATGATCGTGTTCGGTTCCATCTACCTGTACGACTGCCCGCAGGGTGAGTACATCCCGGTGTACCTGCTGGTCGGCGGTGGGTTCGGTGTGCTgaagcagctgctgcaccTATCCACGCGCGTCCGCAGCCGGGAGGAGCAGGAGCTGGAGCGGCTGCGGCAAACGCCAACGCAAACGCTCATCAACTGCTTCATGCTCGGGTGGTTCATCATCGGTTCGTTCTGGATCTACCAGATCTACGAGCCGAACTACGACCCGGCGCTCGGCAAGTACTGCAACAAATCCCTGTACCTGTTCACCTTCTGGCTGATCACCTCCGTCTACATGATGCTGTTCGTCGTCACGATCGTGCTGTGCAGCGTTAGCATCATAAGCCTTTGCTTTCACCGGCAAACCTAg